A section of the Clostridium felsineum DSM 794 genome encodes:
- a CDS encoding ComEA family DNA-binding protein, translated as MKNKKTIVGSVAIIIIFVVMILIGYKMENGESDDYTKASVSEVMNKKKETSVKNNYNKEINAQIFGAVKNPGVYSLKGNSMVKDLVNSAGGFSDNADKFSINGAAKVLDGANIYVKAQGENVNKAVANNTNGNLTSTSNNTNDEKLDINTATVEDIVNKKIKGVGEGIAKKIVDYREKNGGKINSVEDLQKAIGKKRGQDLMEYVNIN; from the coding sequence GTGAAAAATAAAAAGACCATTGTAGGATCTGTTGCTATAATTATTATATTTGTAGTAATGATTTTAATAGGATATAAAATGGAAAATGGAGAAAGTGACGACTACACCAAAGCTTCTGTTTCAGAAGTCATGAATAAGAAAAAAGAAACATCAGTAAAAAATAATTATAACAAGGAGATAAATGCTCAGATTTTTGGAGCGGTAAAAAATCCGGGAGTATACTCATTAAAGGGTAATAGTATGGTTAAGGATTTAGTGAATTCAGCAGGTGGATTTTCAGATAATGCAGATAAATTTAGTATAAATGGTGCTGCTAAAGTGCTAGATGGAGCAAATATATATGTTAAAGCTCAAGGAGAAAATGTTAATAAAGCGGTAGCTAACAATACTAATGGCAATTTAACATCGACTTCTAATAATACTAATGATGAAAAATTAGATATAAATACAGCAACTGTAGAAGATATAGTAAATAAAAAAATAAAGGGTGTAGGTGAAGGTATTGCTAAAAAAATAGTTGATTATAGAGAGAAAAATGGTGGTAAAATAAATTCAGTAGAGGATTTACAAAAGGCAATAGGAAAAAAAAGAGGCCAAGATTTAATGGAATATGTAAATATAAATTAA
- the rpsT gene encoding 30S ribosomal protein S20, protein MANIKSAKKRIKVIETKTLRNKMVKSALKTYIKKFEAAFEAKNVEDAKTAFATVSKALDMAASKGIIHKNKAARKKSRLALRLNSLNA, encoded by the coding sequence ATGGCAAATATTAAATCAGCGAAAAAGAGAATAAAAGTAATCGAAACTAAAACTCTTAGAAATAAAATGGTTAAATCAGCTTTAAAAACTTACATAAAGAAATTTGAAGCTGCTTTTGAAGCAAAGAATGTTGAAGATGCAAAAACTGCATTTGCTACTGTATCTAAGGCTTTAGATATGGCTGCTTCAAAAGGTATAATACACAAAAACAAAGCTGCTAGAAAAAAATCCAGATTAGCTTTAAGATTAAATTCTTTAAACGCATAA
- a CDS encoding ComEC/Rec2 family competence protein: MKKPLVFYFVSIILGILTAALLKNSIVIGAVIAASFFGIIFFTLKKEFAFINFLFFLIGLFCFVYYFNVNVDNKKAIDIRICDKSGIYFIGNYKGRKINIEGKNIKFKFGEKVRLKGDYKKDIDYGNGIIGIIKVKEIEKRKNDLITNMYDIRENIYEKYASKIGKDRAGIIMSLCFGDTSNLSQKDKNELKKLGIIHAVSVSGMHMAVIYEILEKTFGLASAMVVSLIYVIFTGCLPATMRAFFMIFILKISMKVYKNYDSMSSLALSGILLLIFSPYYIFNIGAVLSYLATLGIMLYYRKILRVLYRLPKKLNESISLTLSAQIFSVPYAGFVLKTFSGGFILGNLVIVPIYSVLIILGNLGGIFYKLNVVFEVLCYFINILLKSTDGLTRMVLKITPPIIYLSETQSICLLGIFLSFIMIKKGYRKFMYLPILFGAAIIFNSYNTIFQVECVNVNNKQAYVIRYEGYKAFITNYRMKNDNQKENMLSSLGVNKLVSIKNKYTLNMKNNYTICFDKGVQIYYKRNKIVDIKNDSIYYNKFYSNSYGIIKMESSNKYSFLATKAKVDFINGKVLVSKGCEK, encoded by the coding sequence ATGAAGAAGCCACTTGTTTTTTATTTTGTATCTATTATATTAGGGATTTTAACCGCTGCTCTTCTGAAAAATAGTATAGTAATAGGTGCAGTTATAGCTGCATCTTTTTTTGGTATTATATTTTTTACTTTGAAAAAAGAATTTGCATTTATTAATTTTTTGTTTTTTTTAATAGGATTATTTTGTTTTGTATATTATTTTAATGTTAATGTGGACAATAAAAAGGCAATAGATATAAGGATATGTGATAAAAGTGGAATTTACTTTATAGGGAATTATAAAGGGCGAAAGATAAACATTGAAGGAAAAAATATTAAATTTAAATTTGGAGAAAAAGTTAGATTAAAGGGGGATTATAAAAAAGATATTGATTATGGAAATGGAATCATCGGAATTATAAAGGTAAAGGAAATTGAGAAAAGGAAAAATGACCTTATAACTAATATGTATGATATTAGAGAAAATATATATGAGAAATATGCTTCAAAAATTGGTAAAGATAGAGCAGGAATAATTATGTCCCTTTGCTTTGGTGATACGTCCAATCTAAGTCAGAAGGATAAAAATGAGCTAAAGAAGCTTGGTATAATTCATGCGGTAAGTGTGTCAGGTATGCACATGGCAGTAATATATGAAATTTTAGAAAAAACTTTTGGATTAGCTTCGGCAATGGTGGTATCTTTAATATATGTTATTTTTACGGGGTGTCTACCAGCTACAATGAGGGCATTTTTTATGATATTTATTCTAAAGATTTCGATGAAGGTTTATAAAAATTATGATTCTATGTCTTCCTTAGCACTATCGGGTATATTACTTTTAATTTTTAGTCCGTATTATATTTTTAATATTGGGGCAGTTTTATCTTATCTTGCAACATTAGGAATAATGCTGTATTATAGAAAAATACTTCGAGTACTATATAGGCTTCCTAAAAAGTTGAATGAAAGTATAAGCTTGACTTTAAGTGCTCAGATTTTTTCTGTTCCATATGCTGGATTTGTTTTAAAAACCTTTAGTGGAGGATTTATACTGGGAAACTTAGTAATAGTACCAATATATTCTGTTCTTATAATATTAGGAAACTTGGGTGGAATCTTTTATAAATTAAATGTGGTATTTGAAGTACTATGCTATTTTATAAATATACTTTTAAAAAGCACGGATGGACTTACAAGAATGGTCTTAAAAATAACACCACCAATAATATATTTATCAGAAACTCAAAGTATTTGTCTGCTAGGCATATTTTTAAGTTTTATAATGATAAAAAAAGGATATAGAAAGTTTATGTATTTACCAATATTATTTGGCGCAGCTATAATATTTAATTCGTACAATACTATTTTTCAGGTAGAATGTGTTAATGTAAATAATAAACAAGCATATGTTATTAGATATGAAGGATACAAGGCATTTATTACGAATTACAGAATGAAGAATGACAATCAAAAGGAAAATATGCTCAGTAGTTTAGGAGTGAATAAGTTAGTTAGTATAAAGAATAAATATACTTTAAATATGAAAAATAATTATACTATTTGTTTTGATAAAGGTGTTCAGATATACTATAAAAGAAATAAGATAGTTGATATTAAAAATGATAGTATATATTATAATAAATTTTATTCTAATAGTTATGGTATAATTAAAATGGAAAGTTCTAATAAGTATTCCTTTCTTGCTACAAAAGCAAAAGTTGATTTTATAAATGGAAAAGTTTTAGTTTCAAAAGGGTGTGAAAAATGA
- the holA gene encoding DNA polymerase III subunit delta translates to MINYTELEENIAKNNIKNVYIMCGFNEKLMKESISKILKKSVNQDFESLNYSVFDGNEVEFQDILNACETVPFMSDKRMVVVYRAGFLSDNSNANKNSDKLIKEIDKYVANIPKHCILIMYYVFDNAREKPSYRIRKFDKKACVVEFAKLRGMQFQKKVKEVFVSKGKQIGKTELNYFCSKVENNMDIVYNEIEKLCCYAVEREITKEDIDKLLQPNETDDIFNLVDYISKSKPEMAITVLNEIMYKGIKANSILYMIERQFKLMLSIKIGVENRESKETLIKELKLNPYVCDKMINECKKFTTKKILKSLEICLNTEKELKSVSGDPKFKMEVLIINLAII, encoded by the coding sequence ATGATTAACTATACTGAACTTGAAGAAAATATTGCTAAGAATAATATAAAAAATGTTTACATAATGTGTGGTTTTAATGAAAAACTTATGAAGGAAAGTATAAGTAAAATATTAAAAAAATCAGTAAATCAAGACTTTGAAAGCCTTAATTATAGTGTGTTTGACGGAAATGAAGTAGAATTTCAAGATATTTTAAATGCTTGTGAGACTGTTCCATTTATGAGTGATAAAAGAATGGTAGTTGTTTATAGAGCAGGCTTTTTAAGTGATAATTCAAATGCCAATAAAAATTCTGATAAGCTAATTAAAGAAATAGATAAATATGTAGCAAATATTCCTAAGCATTGTATTTTAATTATGTATTATGTGTTTGATAATGCAAGAGAGAAGCCATCATATAGAATTAGAAAATTTGATAAAAAAGCATGTGTGGTTGAATTTGCAAAATTAAGAGGAATGCAGTTTCAAAAAAAAGTAAAAGAGGTATTCGTAAGTAAGGGCAAACAAATAGGAAAAACAGAACTTAATTATTTTTGTAGTAAGGTAGAGAACAATATGGACATAGTATATAATGAAATTGAAAAATTATGCTGTTACGCTGTTGAAAGAGAGATAACAAAGGAAGATATAGATAAGCTTCTTCAGCCTAATGAAACAGATGACATTTTTAATTTAGTAGATTATATTTCTAAGTCAAAGCCTGAGATGGCAATAACGGTTTTAAATGAAATTATGTACAAGGGTATAAAGGCTAATAGTATACTTTATATGATTGAAAGACAGTTTAAGCTTATGTTAAGTATAAAAATAGGAGTTGAAAATAGAGAAAGTAAGGAAACCCTTATTAAGGAATTAAAATTAAATCCATATGTGTGTGATAAGATGATAAATGAATGCAAAAAGTTTACCACTAAGAAAATACTTAAGTCATTAGAGATATGTCTTAATACAGAAAAGGAACTAAAGAGTGTTTCAGGAGATCCTAAGTTTAAAATGGAAGTACTTATTATAAATTTAGCAATAATTTAG
- a CDS encoding cation-transporting P-type ATPase codes for MADWYGLAAVDVVNLFRSNYTRGLTDEEVIQNRNLYGSNKVVSTKNKKLILNMVKEIINPWFVFLIFCSVIFLYLGKFNYFFITLTLNIIALVISILPHYRNYKIIKNIEKINLSKVNVLRSGKLININSEDLVVGDIVIFSKGSTIPGDIRIIECSDLKVNEVSVTGDESIIEKFSSKIYTEVLEMSEMGNMLFKSSIVQSGEGQGIVVAVGDRTEFGKIMTSTLNYDKNRNFLINKVKSGMNYISIFSFVIWVILMFFMNSNGKTLNESLYKTSFLLFSGAPINILILLYSIFRVIKTYFKSKHIELKFLSIIENLSRVNVIVTDKEEALTKSKMFVRKFYDNEAIINFDSKFIINANIKRILEIGFLCNDCTSNKNLNKTLNAAEKAIVEFVETGDVDLEIAKRVFEIPYNGNKRIKTTINKMKKRYRANVKGSVDVILKNCTHYMVDGVERELTKEAINNIKMADMKMSNECLYVMAFAYRNFTYRPSDDENIESNLVFVGLIGFESILKENTLKAVEKCYVNSIRPVVFTEDGKLGAIASGKRMNIVRDSSEVLSGVEMDNISTEEIINNVEKVKVYSRASEENKRSVIKNLKDLGYNVLNSGSKLTELPALNEGDLFISYGENSNKIVKKLSDIDFEKNDMGIITNMIINSRKLIISLKNLVNYIFIWNFNFIVLLLLFYINDLDLKFNISEILWVLFFNVIINGIAIFLNYKKVITQYDFNLEEEVWDISLFSVAINGVIPAVIILASSAFSSINIHVFVFWAIIFEQIIYGLFDKFEKNISFFILIFLNLVFQLVIALSNLGTYMFGIDKLSMYDMRIIGIVVVVQAAVIFMKKIFTE; via the coding sequence GTGGCAGATTGGTATGGGTTAGCAGCTGTGGATGTTGTTAATCTTTTTAGAAGCAATTACACTAGGGGACTTACTGATGAAGAAGTAATACAAAACAGAAACTTATATGGAAGCAATAAGGTTGTTAGTACAAAAAATAAAAAATTAATCCTAAATATGGTTAAGGAGATAATTAATCCATGGTTTGTTTTTTTGATTTTTTGTTCAGTTATATTTCTTTATTTAGGAAAATTTAATTACTTTTTTATAACATTGACTCTTAATATAATTGCATTAGTAATAAGTATATTACCACATTATAGAAACTATAAAATTATCAAAAATATTGAAAAAATTAATTTGAGTAAAGTAAATGTACTTAGATCAGGTAAGCTTATAAACATTAACTCTGAAGACTTAGTTGTTGGAGATATAGTGATATTTTCCAAGGGGAGCACAATTCCAGGAGATATAAGAATAATAGAGTGCAGTGATTTAAAGGTAAATGAAGTTAGTGTAACAGGTGATGAAAGTATAATTGAAAAGTTCTCTTCTAAAATATACACAGAGGTTCTAGAAATGTCAGAAATGGGAAACATGCTTTTTAAATCATCAATTGTACAATCAGGAGAAGGTCAAGGTATAGTAGTTGCTGTTGGTGATAGAACTGAATTTGGAAAAATAATGACATCAACATTGAACTATGATAAGAATAGAAACTTTTTAATAAATAAAGTTAAGAGTGGGATGAATTACATATCTATTTTTTCGTTTGTTATATGGGTAATACTTATGTTTTTTATGAATTCTAATGGGAAAACTTTAAATGAATCCTTATATAAAACATCATTTTTGCTCTTTTCAGGTGCACCTATAAATATATTAATTTTACTGTATTCTATTTTTAGGGTTATAAAGACGTATTTTAAATCGAAACATATTGAGCTTAAATTTTTATCTATAATTGAAAATTTATCTAGAGTTAATGTTATTGTAACAGATAAGGAAGAAGCTTTAACTAAAAGTAAAATGTTTGTAAGAAAGTTCTATGATAATGAAGCCATAATAAATTTTGATTCTAAATTTATTATAAATGCTAATATAAAAAGAATACTTGAAATAGGCTTTTTATGTAATGATTGTACATCTAATAAGAATTTGAATAAAACTTTAAATGCAGCAGAAAAAGCAATAGTAGAGTTTGTTGAAACAGGTGATGTAGATTTAGAAATAGCCAAAAGAGTTTTTGAAATACCGTATAATGGAAACAAGAGAATTAAAACCACGATAAATAAGATGAAAAAAAGATATAGAGCAAATGTAAAGGGTTCTGTTGATGTTATACTTAAAAACTGTACCCATTATATGGTAGATGGAGTTGAAAGAGAACTTACAAAAGAGGCGATTAATAATATAAAGATGGCTGACATGAAAATGAGTAATGAATGCCTTTATGTAATGGCATTTGCTTATAGAAATTTTACATATAGGCCTAGTGATGACGAAAATATAGAAAGTAATCTAGTATTTGTTGGACTTATAGGATTTGAAAGTATTCTTAAAGAGAATACCCTAAAGGCAGTTGAAAAATGCTATGTAAATTCCATAAGACCAGTTGTTTTTACGGAAGATGGAAAGTTAGGGGCTATAGCTAGTGGAAAAAGGATGAACATTGTTAGGGATTCGAGTGAAGTCTTATCAGGAGTAGAAATGGATAATATTTCTACTGAGGAGATAATAAATAATGTCGAAAAGGTTAAAGTATATTCTAGGGCTTCAGAAGAAAATAAGAGAAGTGTTATAAAAAATTTAAAAGATTTAGGCTATAATGTTTTAAACTCGGGGTCAAAATTAACAGAATTACCTGCTTTAAATGAAGGGGATTTATTTATATCTTATGGCGAGAATTCTAATAAAATAGTAAAAAAATTAAGTGATATAGATTTTGAAAAGAATGATATGGGAATAATTACAAATATGATTATAAACAGTAGGAAGTTAATTATATCTCTTAAAAATTTAGTTAACTATATTTTTATTTGGAATTTTAATTTTATAGTATTATTGTTGCTATTTTATATTAATGATTTAGACTTGAAATTTAATATTAGTGAAATATTGTGGGTACTATTTTTTAACGTTATAATTAATGGAATTGCAATTTTTTTAAACTACAAAAAAGTTATAACACAGTATGATTTTAATTTGGAGGAAGAGGTATGGGATATAAGCCTGTTTTCGGTAGCTATTAATGGAGTTATTCCTGCGGTTATAATTTTGGCAAGTAGTGCTTTTAGTAGTATTAATATTCATGTTTTTGTATTTTGGGCCATTATATTTGAACAGATAATATATGGGCTGTTTGATAAATTTGAGAAAAATATAAGCTTTTTTATTTTAATATTTTTAAATTTAGTTTTTCAGTTAGTTATAGCTTTAAGTAATTTAGGAACTTATATGTTTGGGATTGATAAATTAAGCATGTATGATATGAGAATTATTGGAATAGTTGTGGTAGTACAAGCAGCTGTTATATTCATGAAAAAAATATTTACAGAATAA
- a CDS encoding D-alanyl-D-alanine carboxypeptidase family protein: MRKLILCTFIVIFLFSNVSLNVHAAIPEPPKVSADGVVLMDGNSGQILYSKNMDASYPPASTTKIMTALLTLEHCKLDDKVKVSDNFTTKYLPLRDGNSIGITNGEEFTVRDLLYSLLMISANDAAVALAEHVSGSPEAFATLMNKKARELGCTDTTFKNPNGLYDKDHKTSAKDLALILRALSKYPEYQKISTTLNYEMAPTNKMNPEQTKKSRNFWNEDKLIYKSSKYYYDKCIGGKAGYTILSLHSFVSVANKDDRKLIVTLVHSKDKTFYDDSKALFEYGFNNFQQKKLFSKDSVVDNYSINGVKVPLLASDDYYYSIENGSQSVPKVVVDKNSLKKKSFAKGTQIMTAKVYIDKKQICTLKLNSGVSIKSNSSITSGQSFISYMGNHKEVIGFALCVLLLVLALLIFRIRAKQAKNNSSYF; the protein is encoded by the coding sequence ATGAGAAAATTAATATTATGCACATTTATTGTGATATTTCTATTTTCAAACGTAAGTTTAAATGTACATGCCGCTATACCAGAGCCTCCAAAAGTCTCTGCTGACGGTGTTGTTTTAATGGATGGTAATAGTGGTCAAATTTTATACTCAAAAAACATGGATGCTTCTTATCCGCCAGCGTCAACTACAAAAATAATGACAGCGCTTTTAACTCTAGAACATTGTAAATTAGATGATAAGGTGAAAGTAAGCGATAACTTCACAACAAAATATCTTCCACTTCGTGATGGAAATTCTATAGGAATAACTAACGGAGAAGAATTTACTGTTCGTGATCTTCTATATTCACTTTTAATGATATCAGCAAATGATGCGGCTGTTGCACTTGCTGAACATGTAAGCGGATCACCAGAAGCTTTTGCAACTTTAATGAACAAAAAAGCTCGTGAACTAGGATGTACGGATACAACTTTCAAAAATCCGAATGGTCTATATGATAAAGATCATAAAACCTCTGCTAAAGATTTAGCTTTAATTTTAAGAGCTCTTTCAAAATATCCAGAATATCAAAAGATTTCAACAACCCTTAATTATGAAATGGCTCCTACAAACAAAATGAATCCAGAGCAGACAAAGAAATCGAGAAATTTTTGGAATGAAGATAAGTTAATTTATAAGAGTTCAAAATACTATTATGATAAATGTATTGGAGGAAAAGCAGGATATACTATATTATCGCTTCATTCTTTTGTATCTGTTGCTAATAAGGACGACAGGAAGCTTATAGTCACCCTTGTACATAGTAAAGATAAAACTTTTTATGATGACTCAAAAGCATTATTTGAATACGGCTTTAACAACTTTCAGCAAAAAAAATTATTTTCAAAAGACTCTGTAGTTGATAATTACTCTATAAATGGTGTTAAAGTTCCTCTTTTAGCGTCAGATGACTATTATTACTCGATTGAAAATGGATCCCAAAGCGTACCTAAAGTTGTTGTAGATAAAAATTCTTTAAAGAAAAAGTCTTTCGCAAAGGGAACACAAATTATGACTGCTAAAGTTTATATTGATAAAAAACAAATATGTACTTTAAAACTTAATAGTGGTGTTTCTATAAAATCAAATAGCTCTATTACTTCTGGTCAATCCTTTATTTCATATATGGGAAATCATAAAGAAGTTATAGGATTTGCCTTATGTGTACTTTTATTGGTTTTAGCTTTACTGATTTTTAGAATAAGAGCAAAACAAGCCAAAAATAACAGTTCCTACTTTTAA